Proteins encoded in a region of the Candidatus Moanabacter tarae genome:
- a CDS encoding Arylesterase encodes MENNQPYDLKSKKSITGNSSEYEIRFLFNILSRSCLIRFALFRDLPWIPSRFFALLVLGFFLTASISAGETEMPRILFFGNSLTAGYGIDPNFAFPALIQEKINKEGLQLVAVNAGLSGETSAGGFRRINWLMKSRIDYFILALGANDGLRGLSPEATATNLQLIITAVRKRFQDIQIIVVGMKVPPNMGHRYKSQFEAIFARLAKKNNAVLLPFLLEGVAAIPKFNLPDGIHPNEEGHKIIAETVWNYLEPLIQTEL; translated from the coding sequence ATGGAAAATAATCAACCTTATGATCTCAAATCGAAGAAATCTATTACCGGGAATTCATCGGAATACGAAATTAGGTTCCTGTTTAATATCCTGTCTAGATCCTGCTTAATTCGTTTTGCCCTCTTTCGAGATCTGCCCTGGATTCCCTCTAGATTCTTCGCCCTGCTAGTCCTGGGTTTTTTCCTAACGGCAAGTATTTCCGCTGGGGAGACGGAAATGCCTCGTATTCTTTTTTTTGGCAATAGTCTAACAGCAGGATATGGTATCGATCCGAATTTCGCATTTCCCGCTCTCATACAGGAGAAGATCAACAAGGAAGGCTTGCAGTTGGTCGCAGTAAACGCAGGCCTAAGTGGTGAGACCTCCGCAGGCGGTTTTCGGCGGATAAATTGGCTAATGAAAAGCCGGATCGACTACTTTATCCTCGCCTTGGGAGCAAATGATGGGTTGAGGGGGCTAAGTCCGGAGGCGACTGCAACTAATCTACAGTTGATTATTACTGCTGTTCGTAAAAGATTTCAGGATATTCAAATTATTGTCGTTGGGATGAAGGTTCCCCCTAATATGGGCCATCGTTATAAGAGTCAGTTCGAGGCGATTTTTGCCCGTCTTGCGAAGAAAAACAATGCAGTCCTCCTACCCTTTCTCCTAGAGGGTGTGGCAGCAATTCCCAAATTCAACCTTCCCGACGGCATCCACCCAAACGAAGAAGGCCATAAAATCATCGCCGAAACAGTCTGGAATTACCTAGAACCTCTTATCCAAACAGAGCTCTAG
- the copA gene encoding Copper-exporting P-type ATPase: MCAEVESDKPSDCPCCGMALEPIGAVSREDCEEDETRTLNRKLWASGGLSLLVLFLAMGEFVPGLELRKRFSPVVVQWGQLFLSTPVVVWAGGVFFVKAWISLVNRSLNMFTLIAMGVGAAYLFSVVAVLFPEIFPEPFKRNGEIGLYFETAAIITSFVLLGQLLEAKARSRTGRALKMLLALPAQIAHRVRGRLEEEVSIEDIKTGDLLRVRPGEKIPVDGTIVNGLSRIDESMITGEPTPVQKKAPDPVIGATVNQVGSFIMRVDKIGNETLLSQIVEMVAEAQRSRAPVQKMVDTLAGFFVPAVVVISLITFGVWALEGPDPAMVYALVNAIAVLVVACPCALGLATPMSITVGVGRGAQMGILIKNAETIENTSNITHLVVDKTGTLTTGKPSVAHCVVSSSFEEDLVLQIAASLEKASEHPLARAIFKAARDRKVVLVEPENFLSSAGEGVTGTIEGVQVLVGKASYLLRHGIKLEERLWEKARELQASAHSVVWVSIGGKSAGIFGITDQVKKSTPGAIRDLHGMGLRIVMCTGDNQNTADYVAQQLDIDDVHADMSSKEKHLFVKQLRSMGGVVAMAGDGINDAPALAEADVGIAMGTGTDIAIQSAGITLVKGDLKGIAKSLALSRAVMRSIRQNLFLAFFYNALAIPIATGLLYPFTNTLLNPMIAGAAMSLSSISVIANALRLHNVRF, translated from the coding sequence ATGTGCGCTGAGGTGGAATCGGACAAGCCCAGCGACTGTCCTTGCTGCGGTATGGCTCTGGAGCCCATAGGCGCGGTTTCTCGAGAGGATTGCGAGGAGGATGAGACCCGTACCCTGAACCGGAAACTTTGGGCGTCCGGGGGACTCAGTTTACTAGTGCTGTTTCTCGCAATGGGAGAGTTTGTTCCAGGTCTAGAATTAAGAAAGCGGTTTTCACCTGTCGTTGTGCAGTGGGGACAGTTGTTTCTAAGCACACCGGTGGTGGTTTGGGCTGGAGGTGTATTTTTTGTTAAGGCTTGGATATCGCTCGTCAACCGTAGCTTAAACATGTTCACCCTCATCGCAATGGGGGTAGGTGCGGCCTATCTCTTTAGCGTCGTAGCCGTTTTGTTTCCTGAGATTTTTCCGGAGCCCTTTAAACGCAATGGCGAAATAGGACTCTATTTTGAAACAGCTGCAATAATTACGAGCTTTGTACTGCTGGGTCAACTCCTCGAGGCCAAAGCACGAAGCCGCACCGGACGGGCTTTGAAAATGCTTCTCGCTTTGCCTGCACAAATAGCACACAGAGTCCGAGGTAGGCTGGAAGAGGAGGTTTCAATTGAGGATATTAAGACAGGCGATCTCTTACGTGTCCGTCCGGGAGAGAAAATACCCGTCGACGGAACCATCGTCAATGGGTTGAGCAGAATCGATGAATCGATGATTACTGGCGAGCCCACTCCAGTGCAGAAAAAAGCTCCCGATCCGGTAATTGGTGCCACTGTTAATCAAGTCGGCAGTTTTATCATGCGGGTCGACAAAATAGGAAACGAGACCCTTCTATCTCAGATAGTTGAAATGGTTGCTGAGGCACAAAGAAGCCGTGCTCCCGTCCAGAAAATGGTAGACACCTTAGCGGGTTTCTTTGTTCCAGCGGTCGTCGTTATCTCACTGATTACATTTGGAGTCTGGGCTCTTGAGGGACCCGATCCGGCCATGGTTTATGCTCTGGTTAATGCTATTGCGGTTCTAGTTGTCGCCTGCCCCTGTGCTTTGGGACTGGCTACGCCGATGTCGATAACAGTGGGGGTAGGTCGTGGTGCGCAGATGGGTATACTCATCAAGAATGCCGAGACAATTGAGAACACAAGTAATATTACCCATCTTGTCGTAGACAAGACGGGAACCTTGACAACAGGGAAGCCCTCAGTGGCTCACTGTGTTGTATCTTCCAGCTTCGAGGAGGATTTGGTTCTTCAGATCGCCGCATCTCTTGAGAAGGCAAGCGAGCATCCGCTAGCTCGCGCCATATTTAAAGCTGCAAGAGACAGAAAGGTTGTTCTAGTTGAACCGGAAAACTTTCTATCTAGTGCCGGCGAAGGAGTGACTGGGACCATCGAAGGAGTCCAGGTCCTTGTTGGGAAAGCTAGTTATCTTTTGCGACATGGGATCAAACTCGAAGAAAGGCTTTGGGAAAAAGCAAGAGAGTTACAAGCAAGTGCCCATTCCGTTGTTTGGGTTAGTATTGGCGGAAAAAGTGCAGGCATTTTTGGAATCACCGACCAGGTTAAGAAGTCGACCCCTGGCGCGATACGCGATTTGCATGGAATGGGCCTAAGAATTGTGATGTGCACCGGCGATAATCAGAACACTGCTGACTATGTGGCTCAGCAACTGGATATCGACGACGTGCATGCCGATATGTCATCAAAAGAAAAACATCTCTTCGTTAAGCAACTACGCTCCATGGGGGGCGTCGTTGCAATGGCCGGCGACGGGATCAATGATGCTCCTGCCCTTGCTGAAGCCGATGTCGGCATCGCGATGGGTACGGGAACCGATATTGCTATCCAGAGTGCTGGAATTACGCTTGTCAAAGGAGACCTCAAAGGTATCGCTAAATCTTTAGCTCTAAGCCGTGCCGTAATGCGCAGCATCCGACAAAATCTTTTCTTGGCTTTTTTCTACAATGCCCTAGCCATCCCCATCGCAACTGGGTTGCTATATCCCTTTACCAACACTCTATTAAATCCGATGATTGCCGGTGCTGCAATGAGCTTGAGTTCTATTTCAGTCATCGCCAATGCATTGCGATTACATAATGTCAGATTCTGA
- the oprB gene encoding Porin B, whose translation MFFGHPIRFMEILSHYGITVRWLLLGILIIVYSGPCSANTEEDVNTQSVVFSKTTGLKSIHFSGVRPYGLLTAEIVANLEGGNETGSTGLGLFDFGIDLDFEEIRGWDGTHMHLGALAIFGGDPSTDLVGDFNVLSNIAAFNTVRLFQAWLQKEWLEGTIAIRIGNIALDDDFMVSENAGLFLNSAFGPLPTESGNISAPIYPLGAPGIWTKVSPTDSSYFQLAVYSGDAGDEIINDNGLEFSLGGDRGYVIFLEYGVEAHIHSLPGSYKFGGFYHTGDFENLGTGLTVEGNSSIYFSADQTLFTESDPDQRLGSFFRIGYSPSEDHNTVRFYNDFGLTYNGMFPGRDSDIFGIAFSITRFGDTFLIPKAAARDSSTKTERILEITYQIPITQNIILKPDLQVIFDPLEGENDAFIFGLRVDVVF comes from the coding sequence ATGTTTTTTGGGCATCCAATCCGGTTCATGGAAATCCTATCACACTACGGAATTACGGTTAGATGGCTATTGTTAGGGATCCTTATAATTGTCTATTCAGGGCCCTGTTCAGCCAATACCGAAGAAGATGTTAATACCCAAAGTGTGGTTTTCAGCAAAACAACGGGGCTGAAATCGATTCATTTCTCTGGAGTTCGTCCCTACGGATTATTGACTGCAGAAATCGTGGCCAATCTAGAAGGGGGAAATGAGACCGGATCCACAGGGTTGGGTTTGTTCGACTTTGGCATTGATCTCGATTTTGAGGAGATTAGAGGATGGGATGGTACTCACATGCACTTGGGTGCACTGGCTATTTTTGGGGGCGACCCTAGTACGGATCTAGTGGGCGACTTTAATGTCTTAAGCAACATCGCAGCCTTCAATACCGTGCGGCTCTTTCAGGCGTGGCTACAGAAAGAGTGGCTCGAAGGAACCATAGCAATTCGGATTGGCAACATCGCACTTGATGATGATTTTATGGTCTCCGAAAACGCCGGGCTTTTTCTTAACAGTGCCTTTGGTCCATTACCAACCGAGTCCGGTAACATCAGTGCCCCTATTTACCCTTTGGGTGCTCCAGGCATATGGACAAAAGTTAGTCCCACCGATAGTAGTTACTTTCAATTAGCTGTTTACAGTGGCGACGCCGGTGATGAAATAATTAACGATAACGGTCTCGAATTCAGCTTAGGTGGAGATCGAGGGTATGTGATTTTTCTTGAATACGGTGTTGAGGCCCACATACACAGCTTACCTGGAAGCTATAAATTCGGCGGCTTTTATCATACCGGAGATTTCGAAAACCTTGGTACCGGACTTACTGTCGAAGGAAATTCCTCGATCTACTTTTCCGCAGATCAGACCCTTTTTACAGAGTCAGATCCTGATCAAAGGCTTGGTTCTTTTTTCAGAATCGGGTACAGCCCCAGCGAGGACCACAACACTGTCAGGTTCTACAATGATTTTGGGCTGACTTACAATGGAATGTTCCCTGGCAGGGACTCTGATATCTTTGGCATTGCTTTTTCTATAACTCGATTCGGAGACACCTTTCTTATTCCTAAAGCTGCCGCCCGCGATTCATCCACCAAAACCGAACGCATTCTCGAAATCACCTATCAAATTCCGATCACCCAAAACATCATTTTGAAACCCGACCTCCAAGTGATATTTGATCCTCTGGAAGGTGAAAATGATGCGTTCATTTTTGGACTCCGTGTCGATGTGGTTTTCTAG
- the mcsA_2 gene encoding Protein-arginine kinase activator protein, whose product MIWANDLLDGYMPGGNDGAEKGKTASVYVSFIQGGSLKSAAFYWDDAEEAGLFDEHVYDLLDTIEGTPKKMPGRVADGISCSTCGFTLEALEEQGRLGCPQCYKTFGCIILPLLRKLHSGIEHMGKLPRKAQVDQVVNERILGLKFRMETAVSMERYEEAARFRDEIREIKERL is encoded by the coding sequence GTGATTTGGGCTAATGATCTTTTGGATGGATATATGCCTGGTGGAAATGATGGAGCGGAAAAAGGGAAAACCGCCTCCGTCTACGTTTCATTTATTCAAGGCGGAAGCTTAAAGTCAGCTGCGTTCTATTGGGATGATGCGGAAGAGGCCGGCCTTTTTGATGAGCACGTATATGACCTTTTAGACACCATTGAAGGAACTCCAAAGAAGATGCCGGGAAGGGTAGCGGATGGTATTTCTTGCTCAACCTGCGGATTCACTTTAGAAGCCCTTGAAGAGCAAGGCCGCTTGGGTTGTCCGCAATGTTACAAAACATTTGGGTGCATAATTCTGCCTCTCTTAAGAAAATTGCATTCAGGGATTGAACATATGGGAAAACTCCCGCGAAAGGCACAGGTTGATCAAGTTGTGAATGAGCGAATTCTTGGCCTCAAGTTCCGAATGGAGACAGCGGTTTCCATGGAACGATATGAGGAAGCAGCTCGATTCCGAGATGAGATAAGGGAGATCAAGGAACGGCTTTAA
- the phnD2 gene encoding putative ABC transporter phosphonate/phosphite binding protein PhnD2 has protein sequence MPRFLTSSLICFLFLPVLLSWGNSLFGNSGPELKIVFIAYENPDQLIEEVTPVIEYLERELQILVKDFVATDYSGVVEALRNQTADVGFMGPLQYIMAHQQTGAVPLLGEIYNGKSTYVSRIFVRKDSGFNKLEDLRGKNIAFVDPISSSGFMYPLDIFRQAGLATGRPEDYFGKIYFAGGDEQAIRAVYNRFVDAAGAGQFAYHLLRPEERDSVALLAESRPIPSHCLVARKGLEVTIINKLKKALLALNKEGPNHHLLSYLYGVDGYIEVTHDNYAGVAEIARAYGFIK, from the coding sequence GTGCCCCGTTTCTTGACCTCAAGTCTTATCTGCTTCCTTTTCCTGCCTGTCTTATTGTCTTGGGGTAACTCCCTTTTTGGTAATTCTGGCCCAGAATTGAAAATCGTGTTCATCGCCTACGAGAATCCCGACCAACTCATCGAAGAAGTAACCCCAGTTATAGAATATCTCGAGCGAGAGCTCCAGATCTTGGTCAAGGACTTTGTCGCTACGGACTACTCGGGAGTAGTGGAGGCACTCAGAAACCAGACCGCCGATGTCGGCTTTATGGGGCCACTCCAATATATCATGGCACACCAACAAACTGGTGCGGTTCCGCTCCTCGGCGAAATCTACAACGGGAAATCTACATACGTTTCGCGAATATTCGTCCGTAAGGACAGCGGATTTAACAAGCTCGAAGACCTTAGAGGGAAGAACATTGCCTTTGTTGATCCCATCTCTTCGTCTGGCTTCATGTACCCCCTGGACATATTCAGACAAGCTGGGTTAGCTACTGGGAGACCAGAAGATTACTTTGGAAAGATTTATTTTGCGGGTGGCGACGAACAGGCAATTCGAGCTGTCTATAACCGTTTTGTAGACGCTGCTGGAGCAGGTCAATTCGCCTACCATCTATTGCGGCCGGAGGAGCGAGATTCTGTTGCCTTGTTGGCTGAATCGAGGCCCATCCCCTCCCATTGCCTGGTGGCTAGAAAGGGGCTCGAAGTAACAATTATCAACAAGCTAAAAAAAGCATTGCTGGCGCTGAACAAGGAAGGGCCAAACCACCATCTATTGAGCTATCTTTACGGTGTCGACGGTTACATCGAAGTAACACACGACAATTATGCCGGGGTTGCAGAAATAGCGAGAGCCTATGGATTCATCAAGTGA
- the lolD_1 gene encoding Lipoprotein-releasing system ATP-binding protein LolD, with product MSSIENILKVDNLSKTYISGGRELTVLRAVSFEVKRGAAESIVGPSGSGKTTLLGLCAGLDKASAGSVILNGVELNDIDEDSKAEIRNRWVGFVFQNFQLIPTLTALENVMVPVELGRGSNASDRSADILARVGLSNRLGHYPIQLSGGESQRVALARAFVNEPRILFVDEPTGNLDKASSEHVVELLFELNREKGTTLILVTHDTELASRTDRILRITDGVLDSV from the coding sequence ATGTCTTCCATCGAGAATATTCTGAAAGTCGACAATCTAAGTAAAACTTACATCAGTGGCGGCAGGGAATTAACCGTCCTACGGGCAGTGAGTTTTGAAGTAAAACGAGGGGCAGCGGAGTCAATTGTGGGTCCCTCTGGCAGTGGGAAAACAACCCTTTTGGGGTTGTGTGCGGGACTGGATAAGGCGAGTGCGGGATCGGTCATCCTCAATGGGGTGGAGCTAAATGACATTGATGAGGATAGCAAAGCAGAGATTCGCAACCGTTGGGTAGGATTTGTTTTTCAGAATTTCCAGCTTATACCAACTCTAACGGCGCTTGAAAATGTTATGGTGCCTGTGGAATTGGGAAGGGGGAGCAACGCTTCTGACCGATCTGCAGATATACTTGCCAGGGTTGGGCTATCGAATCGCTTGGGGCATTATCCGATCCAACTTTCCGGGGGTGAATCACAAAGAGTGGCCTTGGCTCGGGCATTTGTCAACGAACCCAGGATACTTTTTGTAGACGAGCCGACTGGGAACCTTGATAAAGCAAGCAGCGAACATGTTGTGGAGTTGCTTTTTGAGCTCAATCGGGAGAAGGGAACAACTCTGATTCTGGTCACTCACGATACAGAACTAGCCAGCCGCACAGATCGAATCCTGCGAATTACTGATGGAGTGCTAGATTCTGTTTAA
- the phnE_1 gene encoding Phosphate-import permease protein PhnE, with translation MHPLRKRWLQQSLVRTAVIIVAGTLIVWSMIWSEFSPQILFQSGPRFAEFFTRLAPPDWSVAHLVIKSTAETLMITLAGTTIAVLISLPLGFLAAVNVTPPWIAQPVRLLCGIMRSIPLIIVALLFVAAVGLGPFPGALAIAFHSTGMLAKFYAEEFETADRGIINAVKGTGASWPQILRFGLIPQCLPQVITFTVFRFEMNFRDAAVLGLVGAGGIGYYIQLYVRGFQYEKVAVLLLIIVLIVSLLDQLTYWVRRWVR, from the coding sequence ATGCATCCTCTGAGAAAAAGATGGCTTCAGCAAAGTTTAGTCAGAACGGCAGTTATCATCGTCGCTGGCACTCTAATTGTCTGGTCAATGATCTGGTCCGAATTCAGCCCACAAATTCTCTTTCAGTCCGGTCCTCGCTTCGCTGAATTCTTCACTCGGCTCGCCCCTCCCGATTGGAGCGTTGCCCATCTGGTCATAAAGTCGACCGCGGAAACCTTGATGATAACATTGGCTGGTACAACTATTGCGGTCTTAATATCTCTGCCCCTGGGATTCCTTGCTGCTGTTAACGTCACGCCTCCTTGGATCGCGCAGCCAGTCCGCTTACTATGTGGAATAATGCGATCAATTCCCTTGATTATCGTCGCACTTCTTTTCGTTGCTGCAGTTGGCTTGGGTCCATTCCCGGGTGCGTTGGCGATTGCCTTTCACTCCACAGGTATGCTGGCAAAATTTTATGCGGAGGAATTCGAGACTGCCGATCGTGGAATCATTAATGCGGTCAAAGGGACCGGAGCTTCCTGGCCTCAGATTCTCCGATTCGGGCTAATTCCTCAATGCCTTCCACAAGTTATCACCTTCACCGTCTTTCGATTCGAAATGAATTTCCGCGATGCCGCTGTTCTTGGACTGGTGGGCGCCGGGGGAATTGGCTATTACATCCAACTCTACGTGCGCGGATTCCAATACGAGAAAGTCGCCGTCCTTCTGCTTATCATAGTCCTGATAGTAAGTCTCCTCGACCAACTCACTTACTGGGTCCGTCGATGGGTTCGCTGA
- the artM gene encoding Arginine transport ATP-binding protein ArtM: protein MDSSSDQLFPLIEISNLHVLFGNHRALDVEILRVNRGERIFVLGRSGSGKTTLACLIKGRTKPSAGSVKVLGVDPATPDDNPELGMGRRIAIIDQEFFLVPRMSVIANVLTGCLGRVPSWKSIIGCYPEEELLRAEAILREVELIQLSDRKIDTLSGGQRQRTAIARALMQESEIILADEPVSNLDPELAEDALGLLNECVQRRGVTLVVNLHQPSLARRFADRIIGLSEGRIVYDGPPKDFTTAEAAFLYQTKGID from the coding sequence ATGGATTCATCAAGTGATCAGCTCTTTCCACTGATCGAGATCTCCAACTTACACGTTCTTTTCGGGAACCATCGCGCCCTCGATGTCGAAATACTCCGGGTCAATAGGGGAGAGCGTATTTTTGTTTTGGGTAGAAGCGGTTCGGGTAAAACCACTCTGGCTTGCTTGATCAAGGGGAGAACAAAACCATCGGCGGGTTCGGTTAAAGTTCTTGGTGTGGATCCTGCGACACCTGATGACAATCCAGAATTAGGAATGGGTCGTCGTATCGCCATAATTGATCAGGAATTTTTCCTTGTGCCTCGAATGAGCGTTATCGCTAACGTTCTGACCGGCTGTCTTGGCCGGGTTCCTTCCTGGAAAAGTATCATCGGCTGTTACCCTGAAGAGGAGCTGTTGAGGGCGGAAGCTATACTTCGAGAGGTGGAACTCATCCAACTAAGTGACCGAAAGATCGACACCCTGAGCGGAGGACAGCGACAACGTACCGCCATCGCGCGTGCCCTTATGCAGGAATCGGAGATCATCTTAGCTGACGAACCTGTCTCAAATCTTGATCCGGAACTGGCAGAAGATGCCCTTGGGCTTCTTAACGAATGCGTTCAAAGGCGCGGCGTTACATTGGTCGTCAATTTGCACCAACCATCCCTAGCGCGTAGGTTTGCCGACCGTATAATTGGACTCTCCGAAGGAAGGATCGTCTATGATGGGCCACCCAAGGATTTTACAACGGCAGAGGCGGCCTTCCTCTACCAGACAAAGGGAATTGACTAG
- the lacX gene encoding Protein LacX, plasmid — METVEYHGHTIRKWTIGSSTYVAWPERGARLMDWHLRLEDGSTRDIVYWPETHDLTKFGEIRGGNPILFPFCGRTFANGKIGFWEFEGVRRPMPMHGFVREGTFAIDEIDEGGFTANFIPAETDQSAYDFKYQFSVKYRFRELSLQVDLFLSNLDSKTIPWSAGHHFYFRLPWHTDLGRSDYRIEIPARSAYYHASDGHLEPIKKFSTDITFADPQAQDRIHSHLMRNPVRFGPLKGEENISMYVGANPVPDKDATIVTWTESPDAPFFCVEPWMGPPNSPEHRSGFRLVPAGMTDSFTVEVSLI; from the coding sequence ATGGAAACTGTCGAATACCACGGACATACAATCAGAAAGTGGACAATTGGTTCATCTACTTACGTCGCCTGGCCCGAAAGGGGAGCAAGACTGATGGATTGGCACCTGCGACTTGAAGACGGTTCTACTCGGGACATCGTATATTGGCCCGAGACTCATGATCTCACCAAATTCGGCGAGATTCGCGGAGGCAATCCAATCCTTTTCCCATTCTGTGGCCGAACCTTTGCCAACGGAAAAATTGGATTCTGGGAATTCGAAGGAGTGCGGAGGCCGATGCCGATGCATGGGTTCGTCCGGGAAGGCACATTTGCAATCGATGAAATTGACGAAGGAGGTTTCACTGCAAATTTTATCCCAGCAGAAACAGACCAATCTGCGTACGATTTTAAGTACCAATTCTCGGTGAAGTATCGTTTCCGAGAGCTTTCCTTACAAGTTGATCTTTTTCTATCCAACCTAGATTCCAAGACGATTCCTTGGTCCGCCGGTCATCACTTCTATTTTCGACTTCCTTGGCATACCGACTTGGGAAGATCTGATTATCGCATCGAGATTCCCGCGCGGAGCGCTTACTATCACGCTTCCGATGGACACCTCGAGCCAATCAAAAAATTCAGCACTGACATTACGTTCGCTGATCCACAGGCACAGGATCGAATCCATTCTCACTTAATGCGTAATCCGGTCCGGTTTGGCCCTTTGAAGGGAGAAGAAAACATCTCGATGTATGTTGGGGCCAATCCAGTCCCGGACAAAGACGCAACAATTGTAACATGGACTGAGTCCCCCGATGCACCTTTCTTCTGCGTCGAACCGTGGATGGGACCACCAAACAGCCCCGAACACAGATCCGGTTTTCGCCTAGTACCTGCTGGAATGACCGACTCCTTTACTGTAGAAGTCAGTCTTATTTAA